A single Glycine soja cultivar W05 chromosome 14, ASM419377v2, whole genome shotgun sequence DNA region contains:
- the LOC114385121 gene encoding F-box protein SKP2B-like translates to MVGKESLRTEVLNLSFEKLMMVECGGNSGKGVNIKAGVITEWKDIPVELLMQILSLVDDQTVIIASEVCRGWREAICFGLTRLSLSWCSKNMNNLVLSLSPKFTKLQTLILRQDKPQLEDNAVETIANFCHDLQILDLSKSFKLTDRSLYAVALGCRDLTKLNISGCSAFSDNALAYLASFCRKLKVLNLCGCVKAASDTALQAIGHYCNQLQFLNLGWCENVSDVGVMSLAYGCPDLRTLDLCGCVLITDDSVIVLANRCPHLRSLGLYYCQSITDKAMYSLAQSKLNNRMWGSVKGGGNDDDGLRTLNISQCTALTPSAVQAVCDSCPSLHTCSGRHSLIMSGCLNLTSVHCVCAGQAHRAITLPHAAH, encoded by the exons ATGGTTGGCAAGGAGAGTTTGAGAACTGAGGTCTTGAACTTGAGCTTTGAGAAGCTTATGATGGTTGAATGTGGTGGAAATAGTGGGAAAGGAGTGAACATTAAAGCTGGTGTGATCACGGAGTGGAAGGATATTCCAGTTGAGCTTTTGATGCAAATTTTGTCACTTGTGGATGATCAAACGGTTATCATAGCTTCTGAAGTGTGTCGTGGGTGGAGAGAGGCAATTTGCTTTGGCCTTACTCGGTTATCACTCTCATg GTGTAGCAAGAACATGAATAACTTGGTCCTATCCCTTTCTCCTAAATTCACAAAACTGCAGACTTTAATCCTTCGTCAAGACAAGCCTCAACTAGAGGACAATGCTGTTGAAACTATAGCAAATTTCTGTCATGACCTCCAAATCTTGGACCTCAGCAAAAGTTTCAAGCTTACTGATCGCTCATTGTATGCCGTAGCCCTTGGTTGTCGGGATCTTACAAAACTGAACATCAGTGGTTGTTCAGCCTTTAGTGACAATGCTCTGGCTTACCTGGCCAGTTTTTGTAGAAAGCTGAAAGTTTTGAATCTCTGTGGATGTGTTAAAGCTGCATCTGACACTGCGTTACAG GCAATTGGGCATTACTGCAATCAGTTACAGTTTTTGAACCTTGGGTGGTGTGAAAATGTCAGTGATGTTGGAGTGATGAGTTTAGCATATGGCTGCCCTGATCTTAGAACACTTGACTTATGTGGTTGTGTCCTTATAACAG ATGACAGTGTAATTGTCTTGGCAAACAGATGTCCTCATCTGAGGTCCCTTGGGCTGTACTACTGCCAAAGCATAACAGACAAGGCAATGTACTCTTTGGCACAAAGCAAATTGAACAACAGGATGTGGGGGTCTGTGAAAGGTGGTGGAAATGATGATGATGGACTAAGAACTCTGAACATTAGCCAATGCACAGCACTCACCCCTTCTGCTGTGCAGGCTGTGTGTGACTCATGCCCTTCCCTCCACACCTGTTCTGGAAGACACTCACTCATCATGAGTGGTTGTCTGAACCTGACTTCTGTGCATTGTGTTTGTGCTGGCCAAGCACACCGTGCTATCACTCTCCCTCATGCAGCTCATTGA